In one window of Thermodesulfobacteriota bacterium DNA:
- the rsmB gene encoding 16S rRNA (cytosine(967)-C(5))-methyltransferase RsmB, protein MAEKHKKTGAREAALRVLERVEGGAYADILLDRELRNLSSLDAGLATELTYGVLRWKLRLDYTIDLFSSIRVTKLERMVLNALRLGAYQLLFLTRVPASAAINESVELVKPDRKRAGFVNAVLRKILAEKERIAVPGEDGPVRRISVSWSHPEWMVRRWAGRYGLDEAEEICRAGQEPPPRTIRVNTILSTRERLAVELKSEGFEAAETRYSPYGLDIRGGGALGAKDARYYIQDEASQLVPLLLAPGPGQAVLDACSAPGGKTAHLAQLMENRGAIYALDRNAARLRAVIETASRLGVDKIIKTFEADASAPLGFIEEGTIDAILCDAPCSGLGVLRRAPDSKYRRKEEDIRELAGIQARLLDNLAGYLRKGGRLVYSVCTFEPEETEGTVSGFLEKHREFSIEDASGYLPPQCSELVGPDGFLRTFPHRHGMDGFFAARLRKD, encoded by the coding sequence TTGGCTGAAAAACATAAGAAAACCGGCGCGAGGGAAGCGGCCCTCAGAGTGCTTGAGAGGGTAGAGGGAGGGGCGTACGCGGACATACTCCTCGATAGGGAGCTCAGGAATCTAAGCTCCCTTGACGCGGGGCTCGCGACCGAGCTCACTTACGGCGTGCTCAGGTGGAAGTTGAGGCTCGACTACACCATAGACCTTTTCTCGTCCATAAGGGTTACGAAGCTCGAAAGGATGGTGCTGAACGCCTTGCGGTTAGGCGCATATCAGCTACTTTTCCTCACCAGGGTGCCAGCCTCGGCCGCCATCAACGAGTCCGTAGAGCTGGTAAAGCCCGATAGGAAAAGGGCCGGGTTCGTGAACGCTGTCCTGAGGAAGATACTTGCCGAAAAAGAGAGGATAGCCGTGCCCGGGGAGGACGGCCCGGTCCGGCGCATCTCGGTTTCCTGGTCCCATCCCGAGTGGATGGTGCGCAGGTGGGCGGGAAGATACGGCCTTGATGAGGCCGAGGAAATCTGCAGGGCAGGGCAGGAGCCTCCACCGAGGACAATAAGGGTGAATACCATTCTCTCGACCAGGGAACGGCTTGCCGTTGAGCTGAAAAGCGAGGGCTTCGAGGCGGCAGAGACGCGCTATTCGCCTTACGGGCTCGATATTCGCGGAGGCGGCGCGCTCGGGGCAAAGGATGCGAGGTACTATATCCAGGACGAGGCCTCTCAGCTCGTGCCTCTGCTACTTGCCCCAGGGCCAGGACAGGCCGTTCTGGACGCTTGCAGCGCCCCGGGGGGAAAGACCGCGCACTTGGCCCAGCTCATGGAGAACAGGGGCGCGATATACGCGCTGGACAGGAACGCTGCGAGGCTCCGGGCCGTAATTGAGACGGCTTCGAGGCTCGGCGTTGATAAGATAATAAAGACCTTCGAGGCGGACGCCTCAGCGCCGCTTGGTTTCATCGAAGAGGGCACAATTGACGCAATACTCTGCGACGCGCCCTGCTCGGGCCTCGGGGTGCTCAGAAGGGCGCCCGATTCCAAGTACAGGCGGAAGGAGGAGGATATAAGGGAGCTTGCCGGGATACAGGCGCGGCTTCTCGACAACCTCGCCGGGTATCTCAGGAAAGGCGGCAGGCTAGTCTATTCGGTCTGCACCTTCGAGCCAGAGGAGACGGAGGGGACTGTCTCCGGATTCCTTGAAAAGCACAGGGAGTTTTCGATAGAGGACGCTTCCGGCTATCTTCCGCCCCAATGCAGCGAACTCGTGGGCCCGGATGGTTTCCTTAGGACCTTTCCGCACAGGCACGGGATGGACGGCTTTTTCGCGGCGCGCCTCAGGAAGGATTAG
- a CDS encoding SoxR reducing system RseC family protein yields MEEHGTIIRKDGDRVAIRATRTGACESCSSKKSCATAGAADAEVIVDAIDPVGVKVGDKVVFSVSAGSVLKAGALLYLFPILSFMAGVALGQSVFPRFLPGYHPDLVSGMAGVVFLAAAFGLLKGFSILSERGGSLRPRVLRVE; encoded by the coding sequence ATGGAAGAGCACGGTACGATAATCCGGAAGGACGGTGACAGGGTGGCCATACGGGCGACGAGGACTGGCGCGTGCGAGAGCTGCTCCTCGAAAAAGTCCTGCGCGACTGCGGGCGCTGCCGACGCCGAGGTCATCGTCGATGCCATAGACCCGGTCGGCGTAAAGGTGGGCGACAAGGTCGTATTCTCGGTGAGCGCCGGGTCGGTCCTGAAGGCCGGGGCGCTCTTGTATCTCTTTCCCATACTGAGTTTCATGGCCGGGGTGGCTCTCGGGCAATCGGTATTCCCGAGGTTCCTGCCCGGCTACCATCCTGACCTCGTCTCCGGCATGGCCGGGGTGGTCTTTTTAGCCGCCGCCTTCGGCCTGCTCAAAGGCTTCAGCATTCTTTCCGAGCGCGGCGGGTCTTTAAGGCCCCGGGTCCTGAGGGTC
- a CDS encoding ASKHA domain-containing protein, which translates to MSKKADKTGLGIAIDLGTTTIAGALVDLGSNSIEASSSLPNPQAAWGRDVISRLDAALAGPGPLRDISAAARNACNGLIEKLAGERKHLVQEVSIAGNTVMEHLFLGISPEPLSKVPYRPVFMDSKRLPASEAGLDCDAKVYIFPLIGGFVGGDAVAVALALGLKKAERPALVIDVGTNSEILLGVNGTVLATSAAAGPAFEGGEVEQGMIAGPGAIEGLRIDGDALRLDVIGNAAARGICGSGLVESIHQLINAGAIDRSGRILDSDEVKTNLASRIKPGKDGNSFVLYRDAKGEVRINQADVRALQTAKSATRAGMAVLLEKAGVKPEEVERVYVAGAFGAHLSPAALRGIGLLDSKWQDVRFVGDAALEGAALALSDEKKKEAEDLAETARYVPLSGSPRFEREFISNMGF; encoded by the coding sequence TTGAGCAAAAAAGCAGATAAAACGGGTTTAGGCATAGCCATAGACCTCGGGACTACCACGATCGCGGGCGCGCTCGTTGACCTCGGGTCGAATTCCATCGAGGCTTCCTCGTCGCTCCCCAACCCGCAGGCCGCATGGGGGCGGGACGTGATATCGAGGCTGGATGCGGCCCTGGCAGGCCCGGGTCCTCTCAGGGATATATCGGCGGCGGCCAGGAATGCATGTAACGGCCTGATCGAAAAGCTTGCGGGGGAGAGAAAGCACCTCGTGCAGGAGGTCTCCATAGCCGGTAATACCGTAATGGAGCACCTCTTTCTCGGCATCTCGCCGGAGCCGCTCTCGAAAGTCCCGTACAGGCCGGTCTTCATGGATTCGAAGCGCCTCCCGGCCTCAGAGGCTGGGCTCGATTGCGACGCAAAGGTTTACATTTTTCCCCTCATCGGGGGCTTTGTCGGCGGCGACGCGGTTGCGGTCGCGCTTGCCTTGGGGCTTAAAAAGGCTGAAAGGCCCGCGCTCGTCATAGACGTGGGCACGAATAGCGAGATACTCCTTGGCGTAAACGGGACCGTCCTCGCCACTTCCGCTGCCGCTGGCCCGGCATTCGAGGGCGGAGAAGTCGAGCAGGGCATGATTGCCGGCCCTGGTGCGATCGAGGGCCTCCGGATAGATGGTGACGCGCTACGCCTCGATGTCATAGGAAATGCTGCCGCCCGAGGCATATGCGGCTCGGGGCTGGTTGAGTCAATACACCAGCTCATAAATGCGGGGGCTATAGACAGGTCCGGGAGGATTCTGGACAGTGACGAGGTAAAGACAAACCTCGCATCCAGGATAAAACCCGGAAAGGACGGGAACTCCTTTGTCCTCTACAGGGACGCCAAAGGAGAGGTCCGGATAAACCAGGCGGACGTGAGGGCGCTCCAGACCGCAAAATCCGCGACCAGGGCAGGTATGGCCGTACTGCTTGAAAAAGCCGGAGTAAAGCCCGAAGAGGTCGAGCGGGTGTACGTCGCGGGCGCGTTCGGCGCCCACCTGAGCCCGGCGGCCCTCCGGGGCATAGGCCTGCTGGACAGCAAGTGGCAGGACGTGAGATTCGTCGGAGACGCCGCGCTCGAGGGGGCGGCCCTGGCCCTCTCTGACGAAAAGAAAAAAGAGGCCGAGGATCTGGCTGAAACTGCCAGATACGTGCCGCTTTCCGGAAGCCCCCGGTTCGAGCGGGAGTTCATAAGTAACATGGGGTTCTGA
- a CDS encoding flagellar basal body rod C-terminal domain-containing protein: MLRPVGISSSGIFASFKLLDTTAHNVANSNTDGFKRHSVSFKEAPLGGVQASVSIDPSPGARYLDMGIAEASNVELAYEMVSLMTAKHMLSINAAALKTGFEMEKSIIDIIA; this comes from the coding sequence ATGCTCCGTCCTGTCGGCATATCATCATCCGGTATCTTCGCCTCTTTCAAGCTCCTCGATACTACGGCCCACAATGTCGCCAACTCCAATACCGACGGCTTCAAGCGCCATTCGGTATCATTCAAGGAGGCCCCTCTGGGAGGGGTTCAGGCTTCGGTCTCAATTGACCCGAGCCCCGGCGCGCGCTACCTCGACATGGGCATTGCCGAGGCCTCGAACGTGGAGCTTGCTTACGAGATGGTCTCTCTCATGACCGCAAAGCACATGCTCTCGATAAACGCGGCGGCCCTCAAAACCGGCTTTGAGATGGAGAAGTCCATCATCGACATAATCGCCTGA
- a CDS encoding L-threonylcarbamoyladenylate synthase yields the protein MPGTSIIQAHADYSGAIEVFRAGGVIAYPTETFYGLCVDPFNETAVEALYNLKGRPLSSPIPLIIGDAGMLGGVASVITPLAHKLIQKFWPGPLTLVLKAAPTLPPGLTAGTGTIGVRLSGSAHARRLSVMLSSPITSTSANPSCKPPATRPGEVLSFFDGSIRMLIDGGALKGGKGSTIVDATGEAPVIIREGEIPSSLIID from the coding sequence ATGCCCGGAACCTCTATAATACAGGCTCACGCCGATTACTCTGGCGCTATAGAGGTCTTCAGGGCCGGAGGGGTCATAGCGTATCCCACAGAGACCTTCTACGGCCTCTGCGTCGACCCTTTCAATGAAACTGCGGTAGAAGCCCTTTATAATCTTAAAGGCAGGCCGCTATCGAGCCCCATCCCCCTAATAATCGGGGATGCCGGCATGCTCGGTGGCGTCGCTTCCGTTATCACCCCGCTCGCCCATAAGCTCATCCAAAAGTTCTGGCCCGGCCCGCTGACCCTTGTGCTCAAGGCCGCGCCAACCCTTCCACCGGGGCTCACAGCCGGGACCGGCACCATCGGGGTCCGGCTCTCGGGGAGCGCACACGCGAGGAGGCTTTCAGTAATGCTATCCTCTCCAATAACCTCAACGAGCGCAAACCCTTCGTGCAAGCCGCCCGCCACAAGGCCCGGAGAGGTGCTCTCTTTTTTCGACGGCTCCATCCGGATGCTCATAGACGGGGGGGCGTTAAAGGGCGGGAAAGGCTCGACGATAGTTGACGCCACAGGGGAAGCGCCCGTCATAATCAGGGAGGGCGAGATACCTTCCTCCTTGATAATCGATTAG
- a CDS encoding methyl-accepting chemotaxis protein — protein MRFLDRLSIRNFMLAAIGFLVLALATLSAWNTLWSYQKYKETTRMGEANELSDHLLDAAGFAALERGTTFMALSSDKPAENAIVLRIEGVRKQLDGSLKAALDLSRTLMDVDPGNHLLIARTKELERLGSELPNTRARVDSNIARPAKDYQAQEWFKFATSLIDAASEARLAAFASSASTDTNQEALRMNLEVKQAVWLMGEYAGRERAAMAGVVSRRVPVDDATREKLNTFRAITDINLKPVLRLKETQGIDPKVTEAVSKMESTFLGSFASVRSSVMAASSTGDYGITGREWIEESTKGIDTILEVSAAVGEMVNSRIAADLRTSKAVMVVSAATLLVVLVLGIGSALVIKGKVVMPLHYLSEAMSKVERTNDLTLKLDLSSEDESGKAADAFNRMLERFRFIVNELHTSIEQLASSSEELSATAVQIAGGSQSQSFKANQVSTAAQEMSATIIEVVKNVSGAAEAAREASEVAVSGGGIVSETIDSMNGIAKSARESSETISKLGSRSEEIGNIISVINDIADQTNLLALNAAIEAARAGEQGRGFAVVADEVRKLAEKTMKATKEIGVMITAMQEETGKAISSMEHEVKAVEKGVKLATAAGQSLQEIVEKVGAVTSRMHQVAAAAEQQSTTTDQISGDVATMANVITDTSASAQQIARASEEIAELATGLKSKVEVFNISKKHRENATAAFANHESEEYAA, from the coding sequence ATGAGATTTTTAGACCGTTTGAGCATCAGGAACTTCATGTTGGCGGCAATAGGCTTTCTGGTTCTGGCTCTCGCAACCCTTTCCGCATGGAATACTCTCTGGAGCTACCAGAAATACAAGGAGACTACCCGCATGGGGGAGGCCAACGAGCTTTCCGACCATCTCCTTGACGCCGCCGGTTTCGCCGCGCTGGAAAGGGGGACGACATTCATGGCCCTCTCATCCGACAAGCCGGCTGAGAACGCGATAGTACTCAGGATAGAAGGGGTGCGGAAGCAGCTTGACGGATCGCTCAAGGCCGCCCTGGACCTGTCCAGGACGCTTATGGACGTGGACCCGGGAAACCACCTTCTGATAGCCCGGACAAAGGAACTTGAAAGGCTCGGCTCGGAACTCCCGAATACAAGGGCCAGAGTGGACTCAAACATAGCCAGGCCGGCCAAGGACTACCAGGCCCAGGAATGGTTCAAGTTCGCCACCTCCCTCATAGACGCCGCATCGGAAGCCAGGCTCGCCGCCTTCGCCTCAAGCGCCAGCACCGACACCAACCAGGAGGCCCTCAGGATGAACCTGGAAGTGAAGCAGGCGGTCTGGCTCATGGGCGAGTACGCGGGCAGGGAGCGGGCCGCTATGGCAGGGGTAGTGTCCAGGCGGGTCCCGGTTGACGACGCGACCCGCGAAAAGCTCAACACCTTCCGCGCCATTACAGATATCAACCTCAAGCCGGTCCTCCGCCTGAAGGAAACCCAGGGCATCGACCCGAAGGTGACCGAGGCGGTCTCGAAGATGGAGTCAACCTTCCTGGGAAGCTTCGCGAGCGTGCGGAGCTCCGTGATGGCCGCAAGCTCGACCGGCGACTACGGCATAACGGGCCGGGAGTGGATAGAAGAGAGCACCAAGGGCATCGATACCATACTCGAAGTCTCGGCGGCCGTGGGCGAGATGGTCAATTCCCGGATAGCCGCGGACCTGAGGACGTCAAAGGCCGTAATGGTCGTCTCCGCGGCGACCCTCCTTGTCGTACTCGTCCTGGGGATAGGCTCTGCCCTTGTGATCAAGGGCAAGGTGGTCATGCCGCTCCATTACCTCTCGGAGGCGATGTCAAAGGTCGAGCGCACGAACGACCTGACCCTCAAGCTCGACCTCTCATCGGAAGACGAGAGCGGCAAGGCTGCCGACGCCTTTAACCGCATGCTGGAAAGGTTCCGCTTCATAGTGAACGAGCTGCATACGTCCATAGAGCAACTCGCGTCGTCCTCGGAGGAGCTCTCGGCCACCGCCGTCCAGATAGCCGGGGGCTCGCAGTCGCAGAGCTTCAAGGCGAACCAGGTCTCGACCGCCGCCCAGGAGATGAGCGCCACCATCATCGAGGTCGTAAAGAACGTCTCCGGGGCCGCGGAAGCCGCCAGGGAGGCGAGCGAGGTCGCCGTAAGCGGCGGGGGGATAGTCTCCGAGACAATCGATTCCATGAACGGCATTGCCAAATCGGCGCGGGAATCGAGCGAGACGATATCCAAGCTCGGCAGCCGCTCCGAGGAGATAGGGAACATCATAAGCGTCATAAACGACATAGCCGACCAGACGAACCTCCTTGCCCTGAACGCGGCCATAGAGGCCGCGAGGGCCGGCGAGCAGGGGCGCGGCTTCGCCGTAGTCGCCGACGAGGTCAGAAAACTGGCGGAAAAGACCATGAAGGCAACGAAGGAGATAGGCGTGATGATAACCGCCATGCAGGAGGAGACCGGCAAGGCGATATCCTCGATGGAGCACGAGGTCAAGGCCGTTGAGAAGGGGGTCAAGCTCGCCACGGCAGCCGGCCAGTCGCTCCAGGAGATAGTCGAGAAGGTCGGCGCGGTTACCTCCAGGATGCACCAGGTCGCGGCAGCGGCCGAGCAGCAGTCGACAACGACCGACCAGATAAGCGGCGACGTAGCCACGATGGCCAACGTGATAACCGACACTTCCGCAAGCGCCCAGCAGATAGCAAGGGCGAGCGAGGAGATTGCGGAGCTGGCGACCGGCCTCAAATCAAAGGTCGAGGTCTTCAATATCAGCAAGAAACACCGCGAGAATGCGACCGCCGCGTTTGCCAACCACGAATCGGAAGAGTACGCGGCTTAG
- the purH gene encoding bifunctional phosphoribosylaminoimidazolecarboxamide formyltransferase/IMP cyclohydrolase yields the protein MKRIRRAIISVTDKTGVVEFAKELSAAGVEIISTGGTAELIKNAGVTVIPISSYTGFPEMLDGRLKTLHPKIHGGILGMRANPAHQKEMETNGILPIDMVVVNLYAFEDTIAKGATLEDAIENIDIGGPTMIRAAAKNYDDVAVVVDPSDYAGIVSEMKEKKNCLSKMTRFALAKKVFQLTARYDAAISNYLGTVPDIPEAEPRKEFPDTYTVQFEKVQDLRYGENPHQKAAFYRRRVKGQAGLAGAKQLQGKELSYNNILDLHAALNLAAEFHEPAAVIVKHNNPCGTAVSKAGLLGAYRLAYECDKTSAFGGIVGLNRKVTREVAEELGKIFLEAVIAPEFAPEALEALSSKKNLRLLEMGDIKPEVLSFGPADLDIKRVSGGVLLQGLDIESASDLKTVTERGPNEKELEDLLFAWNVCKHVKSNAIIFARDTRTIGIGAGQMSRIDSTRIASQKAADAELSVKGSVMASDAFFPFRDNVDLAAEHGVTAIIQPGGSIRDEEVIKAANEHGIAMVFTGVRHFRH from the coding sequence ATGAAGAGGATAAGGCGAGCGATAATAAGCGTAACCGACAAGACCGGCGTGGTCGAGTTCGCAAAGGAGCTCTCGGCAGCCGGGGTGGAGATCATCTCGACCGGCGGAACGGCCGAGCTTATAAAAAATGCCGGGGTGACCGTGATCCCCATTTCGTCCTACACGGGTTTCCCGGAAATGCTCGACGGCAGGCTCAAGACCCTGCACCCGAAGATACACGGCGGCATACTCGGCATGCGGGCGAACCCCGCGCACCAGAAGGAGATGGAGACGAACGGTATACTCCCCATCGACATGGTTGTCGTGAACCTCTACGCTTTCGAGGACACCATCGCCAAGGGCGCGACCCTCGAGGACGCCATAGAGAACATAGACATAGGCGGGCCCACCATGATACGGGCCGCTGCAAAGAACTACGATGACGTAGCCGTGGTCGTCGACCCCTCGGACTACGCGGGCATAGTCTCCGAGATGAAGGAGAAGAAGAACTGCCTTTCGAAGATGACGCGGTTCGCGCTCGCGAAAAAGGTATTTCAGCTCACGGCCCGCTACGACGCGGCCATCTCGAATTACCTCGGCACCGTGCCCGACATCCCCGAGGCCGAGCCCAGGAAGGAGTTCCCGGACACCTACACCGTCCAGTTCGAGAAGGTGCAGGACCTCCGCTACGGCGAAAACCCCCACCAGAAAGCGGCCTTCTACAGGAGGCGCGTAAAGGGACAGGCCGGGCTCGCCGGGGCGAAGCAGCTCCAGGGAAAGGAGCTTTCCTACAATAACATCCTCGACCTCCACGCGGCCCTCAACCTCGCGGCCGAGTTCCACGAGCCGGCGGCGGTGATTGTAAAGCACAATAACCCCTGCGGCACCGCAGTATCGAAAGCCGGGCTCCTTGGCGCGTACAGGCTCGCCTACGAGTGCGACAAGACCTCGGCCTTCGGCGGAATCGTGGGCCTCAACAGAAAAGTGACCAGGGAAGTCGCAGAGGAGCTGGGGAAGATATTCCTCGAAGCAGTGATAGCCCCGGAGTTCGCGCCCGAGGCTCTCGAAGCACTCTCGTCGAAAAAGAACCTCCGCCTGCTTGAGATGGGCGACATCAAGCCGGAAGTCCTCTCCTTCGGCCCTGCTGACCTCGACATAAAGAGGGTTTCCGGCGGGGTGCTCCTCCAGGGGCTCGATATCGAGAGCGCCTCCGACCTCAAGACCGTAACGGAGCGCGGGCCGAATGAAAAGGAGCTCGAGGACCTCCTCTTCGCCTGGAACGTCTGCAAGCACGTGAAAAGCAACGCCATCATCTTCGCAAGGGACACGCGGACGATCGGCATCGGCGCGGGCCAGATGTCCAGGATAGACTCGACCCGCATAGCCTCGCAGAAAGCCGCGGACGCCGAGCTCTCCGTAAAGGGGTCGGTCATGGCCTCTGACGCCTTCTTCCCGTTCAGGGATAACGTTGACCTCGCGGCGGAACACGGCGTGACCGCCATAATCCAGCCCGGCGGCTCGATACGCGACGAAGAGGTAATAAAGGCGGCGAACGAGCACGGCATCGCAATGGTCTTTACAGGAGTAAGGCATTTCAGGCATTGA
- the purD gene encoding phosphoribosylamine--glycine ligase codes for MKVLVVGGGGREHALAWKLKESPKVEKVFIAPGNPGTALHGENVPISADDIPGLRDFALKEGVALTVVGPELPLTLGIVDEFEKAGLKVFGPSKAAAEIEGSKAFSKEIMTRYGIPTAFYQSFEKPGPAKAFIQEHEPPFVVKADGLAAGKGVIICQTRDEAIDAVDLIMTRKAFGGAGKKIIIEEFLKGEEASFLAITDGKTVVPLAPAQDHKAVYDNDTGPNTGGMGAYSPAPVVAPEMEKYITDTVMLPTVRAMEAEGRPYRGVLYAGLMLTEAGPKVLEFNCRFGDPETQPILMRMETDLIDVLMAAVDGRLDEVLIRWKDEAAVCVVMAAAGYPGDYIKGTEIKGLKEAALIKDTMVFHAGTALRDGMVVTSGGRVLGVTALGGTIRDAIARAYEAVSMISWEGAHYRKDIGQKALRTGTDAP; via the coding sequence ATGAAGGTACTCGTGGTAGGCGGCGGCGGCAGGGAGCACGCCCTCGCATGGAAGCTCAAGGAGAGCCCGAAGGTCGAGAAGGTATTCATCGCGCCGGGAAACCCCGGCACGGCGCTCCACGGCGAGAACGTCCCCATATCCGCGGACGACATACCCGGCTTGAGGGACTTCGCGCTAAAAGAGGGGGTCGCGCTTACGGTAGTGGGCCCGGAGCTTCCGCTTACGCTCGGCATAGTGGACGAGTTCGAGAAGGCGGGCCTCAAGGTCTTCGGGCCCTCGAAGGCCGCCGCGGAAATAGAGGGGAGCAAGGCTTTCAGCAAGGAGATCATGACCCGCTACGGCATCCCCACGGCCTTCTACCAGTCGTTTGAGAAACCAGGCCCGGCAAAGGCCTTTATCCAGGAGCACGAGCCGCCTTTTGTCGTAAAAGCCGACGGCCTCGCGGCCGGCAAGGGCGTCATAATATGCCAGACCAGGGACGAGGCCATCGATGCCGTAGACCTCATAATGACCCGGAAGGCTTTCGGGGGCGCGGGGAAAAAGATAATTATCGAAGAGTTCCTGAAGGGCGAGGAGGCGTCTTTCCTGGCCATAACCGACGGAAAGACCGTCGTGCCCCTTGCCCCTGCCCAGGACCACAAGGCGGTTTATGACAACGACACGGGCCCCAATACCGGAGGCATGGGCGCGTACTCCCCTGCCCCTGTAGTTGCGCCGGAGATGGAAAAGTACATTACCGACACGGTGATGCTGCCGACAGTGCGCGCGATGGAGGCCGAAGGGAGGCCCTACAGGGGCGTCCTCTATGCCGGTCTCATGCTCACCGAGGCAGGCCCGAAGGTGCTGGAGTTCAACTGCAGGTTCGGGGACCCGGAGACCCAGCCCATACTCATGCGGATGGAGACCGACCTCATCGACGTGCTAATGGCCGCGGTCGACGGGAGGCTCGATGAAGTCCTCATCCGGTGGAAGGACGAGGCCGCGGTCTGCGTTGTCATGGCCGCCGCGGGCTATCCCGGCGACTACATAAAAGGGACCGAGATCAAGGGGCTCAAGGAAGCCGCGCTCATCAAGGACACGATGGTCTTCCACGCAGGCACGGCCCTGAGGGACGGAATGGTCGTCACATCGGGCGGCAGAGTTTTGGGTGTCACGGCCCTCGGTGGCACCATAAGAGATGCCATCGCCAGGGCCTATGAGGCGGTTTCGATGATAAGCTGGGAGGGCGCGCACTACAGGAAGGACATCGGGCAGAAAGCGCTACGAACCGGCACCGACGCGCCCTGA
- the purE gene encoding 5-(carboxyamino)imidazole ribonucleotide mutase has product MSNTPLVGILMGSDSDLPVMEEAAKVLKSFNVPYEMTVSSAHRTPKRTLDYARSAEGRGIKVVIAGAGSAAHLAGFLAAETTLPVIGVPIDSSPLKGLDSLLSTVQMPGGVPVASMAIGKAGAKNAGIFAVQILSIGDASLREALKRHREEMARQVEEKAEKLKA; this is encoded by the coding sequence ATGTCAAACACACCTCTCGTAGGCATACTCATGGGGAGCGATTCGGACCTTCCCGTCATGGAAGAGGCCGCAAAGGTACTTAAAAGTTTCAACGTCCCTTACGAGATGACCGTCTCCTCGGCGCACAGGACGCCCAAGAGGACGCTCGATTACGCGAGGAGCGCGGAAGGCCGCGGCATAAAGGTCGTCATAGCCGGGGCCGGGAGCGCCGCCCATCTCGCGGGCTTCCTCGCCGCCGAGACAACGCTTCCGGTAATAGGCGTGCCCATAGACTCAAGCCCGCTGAAGGGGCTCGATTCGCTCCTCTCGACCGTCCAGATGCCGGGCGGCGTGCCGGTTGCCTCCATGGCCATAGGAAAGGCCGGTGCAAAGAACGCAGGGATCTTCGCCGTCCAGATACTCTCAATTGGCGACGCTTCCCTGAGAGAAGCCCTAAAGAGGCACAGGGAAGAGATGGCCCGACAGGTCGAGGAAAAGGCGGAGAAGCTCAAGGCATGA